From Pusillibacter faecalis, one genomic window encodes:
- a CDS encoding aspartate/glutamate racemase family protein, with amino-acid sequence MSRYLEGRRYGFLTPENSGDFYKGIQHQQVAGYPVGIVYIEQVNYPLLPGNVVNACTYDFPVRMKAVPNLTNDRLFNNDPTIVDDIIEAARSMVENDGVRAVCSACGFFGNYQQQVRRALDVPVAMSSLVQIPWIESLIRPDQRIGILTANKGSMTKELLVSCGVEHPDRLVIKDALATEEFAAVVDMRGHFNNTVAAQEITDLAEELIAENNDLGAILLECSDMPPYAAAVQEATQLPVFDFITLIRWLRSGVAQRPYSGWI; translated from the coding sequence GTGAGCAGATATCTGGAGGGCCGGAGGTATGGCTTTCTGACACCGGAAAATTCCGGAGATTTTTACAAGGGCATTCAGCACCAGCAGGTGGCTGGATATCCGGTGGGGATTGTGTATATTGAGCAAGTCAATTACCCGTTGCTGCCGGGAAATGTGGTCAATGCGTGCACATATGACTTCCCCGTTCGGATGAAAGCGGTGCCAAATCTGACCAACGACCGTCTTTTCAACAACGATCCCACGATTGTGGATGACATTATCGAAGCAGCCCGCTCTATGGTGGAGAATGACGGCGTGCGGGCAGTGTGCAGCGCCTGCGGCTTTTTTGGGAACTACCAGCAGCAGGTGCGGCGGGCCCTGGATGTGCCGGTGGCCATGTCCAGTCTGGTGCAGATCCCCTGGATTGAGTCGCTGATCCGGCCGGATCAGCGGATCGGCATCCTGACGGCCAACAAGGGCTCCATGACAAAGGAGTTGCTTGTAAGCTGTGGTGTGGAGCACCCGGACCGATTGGTGATCAAGGATGCTCTGGCGACAGAGGAGTTTGCGGCGGTGGTGGATATGCGGGGCCACTTCAACAACACCGTTGCTGCCCAGGAGATCACAGACCTCGCGGAAGAACTGATAGCGGAGAACAACGATCTGGGCGCCATCCTGCTGGAGTGCAGCGACATGCCGCCCTATGCGGCGGCGGTCCAGGAGGCAACGCAGCTGCCGGTATTTGACTTTATCACGCTGATCCGGTGGCTGCGCAGCGGTGTTGCCCAGCGGCCTTACAGCGGCTGGATTTGA
- a CDS encoding flavin reductase family protein, which produces MKEILKCMDKIPQGVFLVGAKKGEGYNLMTAAFVTQVSFNPASIAVSVANNHYTAELIREQERFSLSVLAEGQEAEAKACGFESGRKTDKSKRVQTHLMAPGLPVLDGAAAAMVCRVRQVVKYEDHTVFFAEIEAAEETEAKPLPYVSGDYFPAG; this is translated from the coding sequence GTGAAAGAGATCTTGAAGTGTATGGATAAGATCCCACAGGGCGTGTTCTTGGTGGGGGCGAAGAAGGGCGAGGGCTATAACCTGATGACGGCCGCGTTTGTAACACAGGTGTCATTCAACCCAGCAAGCATTGCGGTGTCGGTGGCGAACAACCACTACACGGCGGAGCTGATCCGGGAGCAGGAGCGATTCTCCCTGTCGGTGCTGGCGGAAGGGCAGGAGGCGGAGGCGAAGGCCTGCGGCTTTGAGTCCGGCCGGAAGACAGACAAGAGCAAGCGGGTGCAGACCCATCTGATGGCGCCGGGCCTCCCGGTGCTGGACGGCGCGGCTGCAGCGATGGTGTGCCGAGTGCGCCAGGTGGTGAAATATGAGGACCACACGGTATTTTTCGCGGAGATTGAGGCAGCGGAGGAGACGGAGGCAAAGCCGCTGCCGTATGTGTCAGGGGATTACTTCCCGGCAGGCTGA
- a CDS encoding 4Fe-4S dicluster domain-containing protein, with product MYLEHGIMTTEELRAIGHYPSEERMRKGPVAVCECLQRIPCNPCESSCPFHAITIGEDISNLPELDADKCVGCGSCITHCSGLACFVLDKSYSDTVGSVSFPYEYLHDFKKGDTVKAADRGGNYVCDGVVLKEITTTKSDRTTVVTLEVPIAYVDEVRSVYRAHEYERPEWMKGAREDV from the coding sequence ATGTATCTGGAACATGGAATTATGACCACGGAGGAGCTGCGGGCCATCGGCCACTACCCCTCCGAGGAGCGGATGAGGAAGGGGCCGGTTGCGGTGTGCGAGTGTCTGCAGCGGATTCCCTGCAACCCGTGTGAGAGCTCCTGCCCCTTCCACGCCATCACGATTGGTGAGGACATCTCAAACCTGCCGGAGCTGGATGCAGACAAGTGCGTTGGGTGCGGGAGCTGCATCACCCACTGTTCGGGACTTGCGTGCTTTGTGCTGGATAAATCCTATTCCGACACGGTAGGCAGCGTGAGTTTTCCCTACGAGTACCTGCATGATTTTAAAAAGGGAGATACCGTGAAGGCAGCGGACCGAGGCGGCAACTATGTGTGCGATGGCGTGGTGCTCAAGGAGATCACCACGACCAAGTCGGATCGGACAACGGTGGTGACGCTGGAAGTACCGATTGCGTATGTAGACGAGGTGCGCAGCGTGTACCGCGCCCATGAGTACGAGCGCCCGGAGTGGATGAAAGGAGCGAGAGAAGATGTCTGA
- a CDS encoding (2Fe-2S)-binding protein — protein sequence MRVISHPILGEEKETEWVTIYVNGKPIQAKKGEMILAALHAEGIIVNRYTAKKHEPRGIFCGIGQCTDCMMVVNGIPNVRTCITPVEDGMTVETQEGLGEWREQT from the coding sequence ATGAGAGTGATATCGCACCCCATTCTGGGGGAAGAGAAGGAAACGGAGTGGGTGACAATCTATGTCAACGGCAAGCCCATTCAGGCGAAGAAGGGAGAGATGATCCTGGCGGCGCTGCACGCAGAGGGAATCATCGTGAACCGGTATACGGCAAAGAAGCATGAGCCCCGCGGTATCTTCTGCGGCATTGGCCAATGCACGGACTGTATGATGGTGGTCAACGGCATTCCCAATGTGCGTACCTGCATCACACCGGTAGAGGATGGGATGACCGTGGAGACCCAGGAAGGCCTCGGGGAATGGAGGGAGCAGACATGA
- the dapA gene encoding 4-hydroxy-tetrahydrodipicolinate synthase: MSGKAPKGLFVPLVTPFHADENIDYEGYKRVIDYVIEGGMDGVLVGGTTGEYHMMSVEERKELIKKGCEIVGGRVHVMAGTGMNTAKATIELTNYAAECGAEYALVLPPYYHQTTEEGIYEFFREIAAGSKIGIVIYHTPGATNVELSVPLIRRLAQIENIVAVKETIDETHTSQTYMHTKDIPGFCVMEANEPLLLPSYAIGIDAAFSIIFNLLPREMRELYDLIFQKNDLAAARALNEKLSPIFDLMEEEPYPGPVKAGLDAIGMPGGIVRKPLTQPSDEMRRKMREELKKLGYDVK, encoded by the coding sequence ATGAGCGGCAAAGCGCCTAAGGGTTTGTTCGTGCCTCTGGTCACTCCGTTCCACGCGGACGAGAACATCGACTATGAGGGCTACAAGAGAGTCATCGACTATGTGATTGAGGGCGGCATGGACGGCGTGCTGGTGGGCGGCACCACCGGCGAGTACCACATGATGAGCGTAGAGGAGCGCAAGGAGCTCATCAAGAAGGGCTGTGAGATCGTGGGCGGCCGGGTCCATGTGATGGCGGGCACCGGCATGAACACGGCAAAGGCCACCATAGAACTGACCAACTATGCCGCGGAGTGCGGGGCGGAATACGCGCTGGTGCTGCCTCCCTACTACCACCAGACCACAGAGGAGGGCATCTATGAGTTCTTCCGGGAGATCGCGGCAGGGTCCAAGATCGGAATTGTGATCTATCACACCCCGGGAGCCACCAATGTGGAGCTGTCTGTGCCCCTGATCCGGCGGCTGGCACAGATTGAGAACATCGTGGCGGTGAAGGAGACCATTGACGAGACCCACACCAGCCAGACTTACATGCACACGAAGGACATCCCGGGCTTCTGCGTGATGGAGGCCAACGAGCCGCTGCTGCTGCCATCCTATGCCATCGGCATTGATGCGGCATTCTCCATCATCTTCAACCTGCTGCCCCGGGAGATGCGGGAGCTATACGACTTGATCTTTCAGAAGAACGACCTGGCTGCGGCCCGGGCGCTGAACGAGAAGCTCTCCCCCATCTTCGACCTGATGGAGGAGGAGCCATACCCCGGCCCGGTGAAGGCGGGTCTGGACGCCATCGGGATGCCCGGTGGCATCGTGAGAAAGCCTCTGACCCAGCCCAGCGACGAGATGCGCCGCAAGATGCGCGAAGAGCTCAAAAAGCTGGGCTACGACGTGAAGTAA
- a CDS encoding (2Fe-2S)-binding protein codes for MSERLDDDVLVCRCEEVTAGDIRRAIRAGATDVTQVKLRTRAGMGLCQGRTCELLVQQILSQELGVRQEETGYSTPRTPQRPMTFGTLGGDGFDD; via the coding sequence ATGTCTGAGCGGCTGGATGACGATGTGCTGGTATGCCGGTGCGAAGAGGTGACAGCGGGCGATATTCGCAGAGCGATCCGCGCGGGCGCAACGGATGTGACGCAGGTGAAGCTGCGGACGAGAGCGGGTATGGGGCTTTGCCAGGGGCGGACCTGCGAGCTGCTGGTGCAGCAGATTCTCTCTCAGGAGCTGGGTGTCCGGCAGGAGGAGACGGGGTATTCCACGCCCCGGACGCCTCAGCGCCCCATGACGTTTGGAACTTTGGGAGGTGACGGCTTTGACGACTAA
- a CDS encoding NAD(P)/FAD-dependent oxidoreductase, producing the protein MTTNKTYDVAVIGAGVIGTSCAYHLVKKGLSVALVDRNNVARGTSSHCDAVALIVDKQPGVDAAMGYASIQRFLELQNELDSDFELHQRGCLYACDTEQEMEVAAQYARDMQADGYNVNALSPKELLEHEPFLAKDLIGGLFSDIDLGLNPYKLCFAFVDTVLGKGLDLYTYTNVTGVRLDGEKRVQGVDTDKGFIPCGKVVNACGVWSPEIGRMAGLEIPVEPRKGVILVSAPSFKFCNQKVQEFGYMISKFSNHECKRDPELEKYEVSFVIEPTDANNVLIGSSRNFAGYDISTEMEIIHVIAKRAIRFYPILKDLNCIRTYAGLRPFLADHLPLITQVDEVPGYYIATGHEGDGISMAPTTGRLISELIAGEEPYLDLTPFSFNRYKRRA; encoded by the coding sequence TTGACGACTAACAAGACTTATGATGTGGCCGTGATCGGCGCGGGTGTCATCGGCACAAGCTGCGCCTATCACCTGGTGAAAAAGGGACTTTCCGTGGCTCTGGTCGACCGGAACAACGTGGCCCGGGGCACCTCCAGCCACTGCGACGCGGTGGCGCTGATCGTGGATAAGCAGCCGGGGGTGGACGCGGCTATGGGCTACGCCAGCATTCAGCGCTTTTTGGAGCTGCAAAACGAGCTGGACTCCGACTTTGAGCTGCACCAGAGAGGATGCCTGTACGCCTGCGACACGGAGCAGGAGATGGAGGTGGCGGCTCAGTACGCCCGGGATATGCAGGCGGATGGTTACAACGTCAACGCTCTGAGCCCGAAAGAGCTTTTGGAGCACGAACCCTTCCTGGCCAAAGACCTGATAGGCGGCCTTTTCAGCGACATCGACCTGGGGCTGAACCCCTATAAGCTGTGCTTTGCCTTTGTGGACACGGTGCTGGGGAAGGGGCTGGATCTCTATACCTACACCAATGTCACCGGCGTGCGTCTGGACGGCGAGAAGCGGGTCCAGGGCGTGGATACGGACAAAGGCTTCATCCCCTGCGGCAAGGTGGTAAACGCCTGCGGCGTATGGTCTCCGGAGATCGGCAGGATGGCGGGGCTGGAGATTCCCGTGGAGCCCCGCAAGGGTGTGATCCTGGTCTCGGCCCCCTCGTTCAAGTTCTGTAATCAGAAGGTGCAGGAGTTCGGCTACATGATCTCCAAGTTCTCTAATCACGAGTGCAAGCGGGACCCGGAGCTGGAGAAGTACGAGGTGTCCTTCGTGATTGAGCCCACGGACGCGAACAACGTGCTGATCGGCAGCAGCCGGAACTTCGCGGGCTATGACATCAGCACAGAGATGGAGATCATCCACGTGATCGCTAAGCGGGCCATCCGGTTTTACCCGATTTTGAAGGACCTGAACTGCATCCGCACCTACGCGGGCCTGCGGCCCTTCCTGGCGGACCACCTGCCCCTCATCACCCAGGTAGACGAGGTGCCGGGATACTATATTGCTACCGGACACGAGGGCGACGGCATCTCCATGGCGCCTACGACAGGGCGGCTGATCTCCGAGCTGATTGCCGGCGAGGAGCCGTATCTGGACCTCACGCCGTTCAGCTTTAACCGTTATAAGCGGCGGGCATAA
- a CDS encoding aspartate/glutamate racemase family protein — translation MQREYGYIGPEEQESQPIVMRKGQNVAGYSVGILYLDNVWYPLVPGNVVNACTYDFPVRMKAVPGLDTPKLHSGDPAIFGTLLEAAKALEQEGVRAISAACGFFGHFHTQLAEAMDLPVALSSLVQVPWILTTLKRTQKIGVLTANASAISPGLLKSCCIQDPGRLVIRDLRHEPHFSAIMEDRGSFDNAGVRREVVNAAAELQREYPEIGAFLLECSDTPPYAYAVQRQTGLPVFDFITMIRWLHNATTQRPYSGWI, via the coding sequence ATGCAAAGAGAATACGGCTACATAGGCCCGGAGGAGCAGGAGAGCCAGCCGATTGTCATGCGGAAGGGACAGAATGTAGCTGGCTACTCCGTTGGTATTCTTTACCTGGACAATGTCTGGTATCCCCTGGTGCCGGGCAATGTGGTGAATGCCTGTACCTATGATTTTCCTGTGCGGATGAAGGCGGTGCCCGGGCTGGACACCCCTAAGCTCCACAGCGGAGACCCGGCAATCTTTGGGACGCTGTTGGAAGCAGCGAAGGCATTGGAGCAGGAAGGCGTTCGGGCGATTTCAGCGGCCTGCGGCTTTTTCGGCCACTTTCACACACAGCTGGCGGAGGCGATGGATCTGCCCGTGGCGCTCTCCTCTTTGGTGCAGGTGCCCTGGATTCTCACCACGCTCAAGCGCACGCAGAAGATAGGTGTGCTGACTGCCAACGCCTCGGCCATTTCGCCGGGATTGCTGAAGAGCTGCTGTATTCAGGACCCGGGCCGGCTGGTGATCCGGGACCTGCGGCATGAGCCTCACTTTTCCGCTATCATGGAGGACCGGGGAAGCTTTGACAATGCCGGTGTCCGTCGGGAGGTGGTGAATGCGGCTGCGGAGCTTCAAAGGGAGTACCCGGAGATCGGCGCGTTTCTTTTGGAGTGCAGCGACACGCCGCCCTACGCCTATGCGGTGCAAAGGCAGACAGGCCTCCCGGTGTTTGATTTTATCACCATGATTCGGTGGCTCCACAACGCCACCACCCAGCGGCCGTACAGCGGCTGGATTTAA
- a CDS encoding aldehyde dehydrogenase family protein gives MTIQEYVERGRKAVEAIKDYDQAQTDKLVYEAAKIIYQHAAELAREAVDETGLGYYEDKICKNTDTPAAFWAYLRDKKSVGIISENKETGIIEVAHPVGVIACVTPATNPNVTPLGNFMDAVKGKNAIIVSPAPRAAKSTTHTVELIREAMVKCGAPADLIQVLSEVTLANSQALMEACDLVIATGGSGMVKAAYSSGTPAYGVGPGNPPVVLDRGYDLKEAAKMTVTAVGSDNGILCDGDNLLLYPQEEEEKFFQALKDEGVVLFEEKGDVEKFGAVLFHDGHPVPELVGKDAPVIAKAAGFDIPKDTKVMGLKIDAVGKANVLNKEIMGPIVVLKGYESFEEAVAMAIQNMEEAGGIGHTAGIFSNDRKHIEYYGERIPVARVLVNQPTPDAWGPSTNGLSPAVSESCGTWGNNILCENVDYIHLINVSKIALPLDVQVPSPEELFKD, from the coding sequence ATGACAATTCAGGAATATGTGGAGAGGGGCCGGAAGGCCGTAGAAGCGATCAAGGATTACGACCAGGCGCAGACCGACAAACTGGTGTACGAGGCGGCGAAGATCATCTATCAGCATGCTGCCGAACTGGCCCGGGAGGCCGTGGACGAGACAGGGCTGGGGTACTATGAGGACAAGATCTGCAAGAATACGGACACGCCGGCGGCGTTTTGGGCGTACCTGAGGGATAAGAAGTCCGTGGGGATCATCAGCGAGAACAAGGAGACGGGGATTATCGAGGTGGCGCACCCTGTGGGTGTGATCGCGTGCGTGACACCGGCGACGAACCCAAATGTGACCCCGCTGGGGAACTTCATGGACGCGGTGAAGGGGAAGAACGCGATCATCGTCTCTCCCGCGCCCCGTGCGGCGAAGTCCACCACCCACACGGTGGAGCTGATCCGGGAGGCAATGGTGAAGTGCGGCGCCCCGGCCGACCTGATCCAGGTGCTGAGCGAGGTGACGCTGGCGAACTCACAGGCGCTGATGGAGGCGTGCGACCTGGTGATCGCCACCGGCGGCAGCGGGATGGTGAAGGCGGCGTACTCCAGCGGAACGCCGGCATACGGCGTGGGCCCCGGGAACCCGCCGGTGGTTCTGGACCGTGGGTATGACCTGAAGGAAGCGGCGAAGATGACGGTGACGGCAGTGGGGAGTGACAACGGCATCCTGTGCGACGGGGACAACCTGCTGCTCTATCCCCAGGAGGAAGAGGAGAAGTTCTTCCAGGCACTGAAGGACGAGGGCGTGGTGCTGTTTGAGGAGAAGGGGGATGTGGAAAAGTTTGGCGCGGTGCTGTTCCACGACGGACATCCCGTGCCGGAGCTGGTGGGGAAAGACGCGCCGGTGATTGCGAAGGCGGCGGGCTTTGACATTCCGAAGGACACAAAGGTCATGGGCTTGAAGATCGACGCGGTGGGGAAGGCGAATGTGCTGAACAAGGAGATCATGGGCCCCATTGTGGTGCTGAAGGGGTATGAGAGCTTTGAGGAGGCCGTGGCGATGGCGATCCAGAACATGGAGGAGGCCGGTGGCATCGGGCACACGGCGGGTATCTTCAGCAATGACCGCAAGCATATTGAGTACTATGGCGAGCGGATTCCTGTGGCGCGGGTACTGGTGAACCAGCCGACTCCGGACGCATGGGGCCCGAGCACGAACGGGCTGAGTCCGGCGGTGTCTGAGAGCTGCGGCACGTGGGGGAATAACATTCTGTGCGAGAACGTGGACTACATCCACCTCATCAACGTCTCGAAGATTGCTCTGCCCCTGGATGTTCAGGTCCCCAGCCCCGAGGAGCTCTTCAAGGACTGA
- a CDS encoding NAD(P)/FAD-dependent oxidoreductase yields the protein MKQCEVLVIGGGPAGLSAAISAAKAGAQVTVVETNAKAGGQLVKQTHKFFGSKEHRAGIRGIDIVKQLIEECGELGVEMMLNSTVAGIYQGKTVAVDVQKSLTEHELVRIQAQRIVISTGAAENAIRFPGWTLPGVMGAGAIQTMCNYHRVMPGKKLLMIGSGSVGLIVCYQLMQAGAEIVGIVEALPQINGYAVHASKLAREGVPIYTGYTITQALGDDHVTGAVIAKVNPDWSTVPGSEITLDTDMIACGVGLKPLIGMAHMAGCELVFDKALGGWAPCHNRHMESTVPGIYVAGDTTGLEEASTAIEEGTLCGIAAAESLGHLDAGTAEKWIDEAWGRLGRLRTGHKGEDRVNAKNKQLARYAEYTERRN from the coding sequence ATGAAGCAGTGTGAAGTGCTGGTGATCGGCGGCGGCCCGGCGGGTTTGTCGGCCGCGATCTCGGCGGCAAAGGCCGGGGCGCAGGTGACGGTGGTAGAGACGAACGCGAAGGCGGGCGGGCAGCTGGTGAAGCAGACCCACAAGTTTTTCGGCTCCAAGGAGCACCGGGCGGGCATCCGGGGGATTGACATCGTCAAGCAGCTGATCGAGGAGTGCGGGGAACTGGGGGTTGAGATGATGCTCAACTCCACGGTGGCAGGTATTTATCAGGGAAAGACGGTGGCGGTGGACGTACAGAAGAGCCTGACGGAGCACGAGCTTGTACGGATTCAGGCACAGCGGATCGTTATCTCTACCGGCGCGGCGGAAAACGCCATTCGCTTCCCGGGCTGGACGCTCCCAGGCGTGATGGGCGCGGGGGCCATCCAGACGATGTGCAACTACCACCGGGTAATGCCGGGAAAGAAGCTTCTCATGATCGGCTCGGGCAGCGTGGGACTTATCGTGTGCTACCAGCTGATGCAGGCGGGGGCGGAGATTGTTGGCATCGTGGAGGCGCTGCCGCAGATCAACGGCTATGCGGTGCATGCCTCGAAGCTGGCCCGGGAGGGCGTGCCCATCTATACAGGCTACACGATTACCCAGGCGCTGGGTGACGACCATGTAACAGGCGCTGTGATTGCAAAGGTAAACCCGGACTGGTCCACAGTGCCGGGGAGCGAGATCACACTGGACACGGACATGATCGCCTGCGGCGTGGGGCTCAAGCCCCTGATCGGCATGGCGCACATGGCCGGCTGCGAGCTGGTGTTCGACAAGGCGCTGGGCGGCTGGGCGCCGTGCCACAACCGGCACATGGAGTCTACAGTGCCGGGGATTTACGTGGCGGGTGACACCACGGGCCTGGAGGAGGCCAGCACCGCCATCGAAGAGGGGACGCTCTGCGGCATTGCGGCGGCGGAGAGTCTGGGCCATCTGGATGCCGGGACGGCGGAGAAATGGATTGACGAGGCCTGGGGGCGCCTGGGACGCCTGCGGACGGGGCATAAAGGCGAGGACCGCGTGAACGCGAAGAACAAGCAGCTGGCGCGGTATGCGGAATACACGGAGAGGAGGAACTAG